A window from Rhizosphaericola mali encodes these proteins:
- a CDS encoding tyrosine-type recombinase/integrase, which produces MSIVLGFSNMLRHSYATHLLEDGVNIVTVKNMLGHAHIETTMVYLHVCQIHEQLPQSPLDNVFALCSRTMK; this is translated from the coding sequence GTGTCCATTGTCCTTGGTTTTTCCAATATGCTGCGACATAGTTATGCCACTCATTTATTGGAAGATGGTGTCAATATCGTTACGGTGAAAAATATGTTAGGCCATGCCCATATAGAAACGACAATGGTATATCTACATGTTTGCCAAATACACGAACAGTTACCTCAAAGTCCACTTGACAATGTATTTGCCTTATGCAGTCGAACCATGAAGTAG
- a CDS encoding TlpA family protein disulfide reductase has translation MFHKFLFLLFITVSFHPFIHAQTQQKDKNKYLHIGDTIPDFEFAISGYKTKAAKMSDFRGKPVILDLWGVHCSSCISGMPHMEQLQKQFGDSIQIILVTRDPTEQVASLKKRSEILQTVQLPFIVGDNTPAKYFDYTFVPQHIWIDKHGVIRSIANAENANVSNIHKFIHQGTTDLKEKKDLLINSEIPLINFWYPYYKKIGVYSYFTPQQQEYETGSSITKHIRSDYGHRTRISNDAITIQNLYIQSFLSRTETKDELAFSNERIICRIKGIKKYYLADSSHAQFTYDLIADSSISPKTIYRYMQAQLDLFLGAQSHLEKIPRPCFVIKADKSKLHINNGNVKRFSKTNQNVYSAQNFVWLWIKDIITNKYNGPTHQVIDETGIAPNTKMDLVFDMNHWDNLPLLNKELAAYGLSVTLEDRMLDCIVIEDAEE, from the coding sequence ATGTTCCATAAATTTCTTTTTCTTTTGTTTATTACCGTTTCTTTCCATCCATTCATACATGCGCAGACTCAACAAAAAGATAAAAATAAATACCTCCATATTGGCGATACGATACCAGATTTTGAGTTTGCCATTAGTGGTTATAAAACAAAGGCAGCAAAGATGTCGGACTTTAGAGGAAAACCGGTGATACTGGACTTATGGGGTGTACATTGTAGTTCCTGCATTAGTGGAATGCCCCACATGGAGCAGTTACAAAAGCAGTTCGGGGATTCGATTCAAATCATCTTAGTCACCCGTGACCCTACCGAACAAGTAGCCTCCCTGAAAAAACGTTCTGAAATCTTACAAACGGTGCAACTACCATTTATCGTTGGGGACAATACCCCTGCTAAATATTTTGACTATACATTTGTACCACAGCATATCTGGATAGATAAACATGGCGTAATCCGATCCATCGCCAATGCGGAAAATGCTAATGTGAGCAACATTCATAAATTTATCCATCAGGGCACGACAGATCTAAAGGAGAAAAAAGACTTATTGATTAACTCTGAAATCCCACTGATTAATTTCTGGTACCCGTATTATAAGAAAATAGGTGTGTATAGCTATTTTACCCCTCAACAACAGGAATATGAAACCGGGTCATCAATAACAAAGCATATTCGGTCAGATTATGGTCATCGAACAAGGATTAGTAATGACGCTATCACCATTCAAAACCTTTATATCCAATCATTTTTGTCCCGTACAGAGACCAAAGATGAGTTGGCCTTTTCTAATGAACGGATTATCTGTAGGATAAAAGGTATTAAAAAGTATTATCTGGCAGATAGTAGTCATGCACAATTTACTTATGACCTGATAGCTGATAGTAGCATATCCCCTAAAACCATTTACCGGTATATGCAAGCTCAACTTGACTTGTTCCTCGGGGCCCAGTCTCATCTTGAAAAAATACCAAGACCTTGTTTTGTCATCAAGGCAGATAAAAGCAAATTGCATATAAACAATGGCAATGTTAAGCGTTTCTCAAAAACCAATCAAAATGTTTATTCAGCACAGAATTTTGTATGGTTATGGATAAAAGATATTATAACCAATAAGTATAATGGCCCCACCCATCAGGTTATTGACGAAACTGGAATAGCTCCTAATACCAAAATGGATTTAGTTTTCGACATGAACCACTGGGATAACCTGCCCTTGCTCAACAAGGAACTGGCAGCTTACGGACTGTCGGTGACTTTGGAGGACAGAATGCTGGATTGTATTGTGATAGAAGATGCTGAGGAGTAA
- a CDS encoding PDDEXK nuclease domain-containing protein, which translates to MAEIGITYKKLIDNIGSTLQRTRDNAARAVNKELLTANWEIGKHIVEFEQNGKEKAEYGSSLLTNLSKDLKQAYGKGFGKSNIYLCRQFYLKFPIFQTLSGKLSWSHYAELLTISDDTSRAFYEKQSEMDNWSFRELKRQIDSSLFERLALSKDKDAVLALAEKGQIIAEPKDIIKDPYIFEFLGLPEQNIVKERKLESKLIDNLQQFLLELGKGFSFVARQFKITVDNQHFYIDLVFYHRILKCFVLIDLKTQKVKHQDIGCRNR; encoded by the coding sequence ATGGCTGAAATTGGCATTACATACAAAAAACTTATAGATAATATTGGTTCTACTTTACAACGGACCCGTGACAACGCAGCTCGAGCTGTAAATAAAGAACTGTTAACGGCAAATTGGGAAATAGGAAAACATATTGTAGAATTTGAACAAAATGGAAAAGAAAAAGCTGAATACGGAAGCTCCTTACTAACTAATCTTTCCAAAGACCTTAAACAAGCTTATGGTAAAGGATTTGGGAAAAGCAACATCTATTTATGTCGCCAATTTTATTTGAAGTTTCCAATTTTCCAGACACTGTCCGGAAAATTGAGTTGGAGTCATTATGCAGAATTATTAACCATTTCTGACGATACATCACGTGCATTCTATGAAAAACAGTCCGAAATGGATAATTGGAGTTTTAGAGAGTTGAAACGGCAAATTGATTCCTCCCTTTTTGAACGGCTTGCTTTGAGTAAAGATAAAGATGCCGTATTGGCATTGGCCGAAAAAGGACAAATAATAGCGGAACCTAAAGACATTATCAAAGATCCCTATATTTTTGAGTTCTTAGGTTTACCCGAACAAAATATTGTAAAAGAGCGGAAATTGGAAAGCAAACTGATTGACAATCTTCAACAATTTCTACTTGAATTAGGAAAAGGGTTTTCATTTGTTGCTAGACAATTTAAAATCACCGTTGACAATCAACACTTTTACATAGACTTGGTTTTTTATCACCGTATTCTGAAGTGTTTTGTCCTTATTGACCTCAAAACTCAAAAAGTAAAGCATCAGGACATTGGGTGTAGAAACCGATGA
- a CDS encoding HU family DNA-binding protein — protein sequence MNKSELIDLLASKAGTTKTDAGKVLDAFTETVTETLAGGDSVTLIGFGTFSVSERSARNGRNPQTGETIKIKASKVAKFKAGKVVSEAVNAKQKKKATK from the coding sequence ATGAACAAATCTGAATTAATAGACTTATTGGCTTCTAAAGCTGGCACAACCAAGACCGATGCCGGTAAAGTATTGGACGCTTTTACCGAAACTGTAACCGAAACTTTAGCCGGTGGCGACTCTGTTACCTTAATTGGTTTTGGAACATTTAGCGTGTCTGAACGTTCTGCCCGTAACGGTCGCAACCCGCAAACCGGTGAAACCATCAAAATCAAAGCCAGCAAAGTTGCGAAGTTCAAGGCCGGTAAAGTAGTTAGCGAAGCCGTAAATGCAAAGCAGAAGAAAAAAGCTACGAAATAA